The sequence GGAGATCTTAGCAGAGTTAACTTTTCCCAGTTGGATCTGAGAACTGCAGATTTTTCAATGAACAACTTCACTGGTACAGTTCCTGAAAGCATCTATGCATGTAGCAATCTAATTGCATTACGGCTGGCTTTCAACAAATTTCATGGCCAATTCTCACCAAGCATTGCCAATCTCAGGTCCTTGTCCTTCCTTTCAATTACAAATAACTCATTTACAAATATCACAGATGCACTTGCAAAGCTCAAGAGCTGCAGGACCCTCACCTCCCTGCTTATTGGAACCAACTTCAACGGTGAAACCATACCGCAAGATGAAGCAATTGATGGTTTTGGGAATATTCAGGTCCTGACTATAGATGCTTGCCCTTTGGTCGGAAAAATCCCTCTTTGGCTATCAAAGCTCACAAAGCTGGAGATGTTAGATTTATCAAACAATCAACTGACCGGACTGGTACCATCCTGGATTAATAAACTGCAACTCCTCTTCTATCTAGACATATCAAACAACAGCCTTGCAGGGGATATCCCAATTGCATTGATGAATATGCCAATGATACAATATCAGAAGAACGCTGTCCAGTTGGACCCCAAGTTCCTAGAGTTACCAGTATATTGGACACCGACACGTCAATACCGGATGCTCAATGCTTTTCCCATTTCATTGAATATAGGCCACAATAGATTCACAGGTTCCATTCCCCCAGAGATTGGTCAGTTAAAAATGCTCGATGTCCTAAACTTCAGCTCCAACAACTTATCTGGAGAGATACCATGGCAAATCAACAACCTCACAAGCCTGCAAGTGCTAGACCTGTCAAACAACCAGCTCACAGGTGAAATCCCACAAACATTGAGTGAACTGCACTTCCTTTCGGTATTCAATGTGTCTAACAATGAACTAGAAGGGCCTGTTCCAACTGGATGGCAGTTTGATACATTTGCAAATTCTAGCTACAGTGGGAACACCAAGCTATGTGGCCGTATGCTCAGCATCCAATGTGACTCAACAAGAACACATACAACCCCCATGAAAAGGCGGAAGAAAAAGCCCATTTTTGCACTTGCTTTAGGTGTGTTCTTCGGCGGGCTTGCTATACTTTTATTGCTGGCACGTCTTCTTATATCCATAAGAACCACAAAATCTGCCAACAGAAATAAGAGCAGTAATAACAGGGACATAGGAGCAACTTCATTCAACTCTGTTTCAGAGCACTTGTGCGATATGATAAAGGGAAGCATTGTGGTGATGGTACCTCGAGGAAAGGAAGAATCAAATAATCTCACATTCAGTGATATCTTAAAGGCCACAAATAATTTTGATCAGCAGAACATTATCGGCTGTGGAGGTAATGGTCTAGTGTATATGGCTGAACTACCCTGTGGATCCAAGCTTGCAATTAAGAAACTCAATGGTGAAATGTGTCTCATGGAAAGAGAATTCACAGCAGAGGTTGAAGCACTCTCCATGGCACAACATGAGAATCTTGTTCCACTATGGGGTTATTGCATCCAGGGAAGCTCGAGGCTCCTCATATATTCTTTCATGGAGAATGGGAGTCTTGATGACTGGCTTCACAACAAGGATGGCGCCAACTCATTTCTCGATTGGCCAACAAGGCTCAAGATTGCACAAGGAGCAGGCCACGGCCTTTCATATATCCACAACACCTGCAAGCCTCACATTGTTCACCGCGATGTCAAGTCCAGCAACATCTTACTTGATAGAGAATTCAATGCTTATATTGCTGATTTTGGCCTCGCCAGATTGATTCTTCCTTATAACACACATGTCACGACAGAGCTGGTAGGCACACTGGGTTACATTCCTCCTGAGTACGGGCAGGCATGGGTGGCCACACTGAGAGGTGATATATACAGTTTTGGAGTAGTCTTGCTTGAGCTGCTCACAGGGAAGAGGCCTGTCCAGCTCTTGACCAAGTCAAAGGAACTTGTACAATGGGTACGGGAGATGCGGTGTCAGGGAAAGGATATTGAGGTCTTGGATCCTGCACTTAGAGGAAGAGGACATGATGAGCAAATGCTGAATGTGCTTGAAGTCGCTTGCAAGTGTATCAACCACAATCCTTGCCTGAGGCCAACCATCCAAGAGGTTGTGTCCTGCCTGGACAGTGTAAATGTAGACCTCCAGGTGCAGATGTAGTTAAAGGACAACAGACTCTAGGTGGTCATCTTGTACTTCACCTAATTAGTTGTAACTTCTGTGCAAGAATGGTTTTCTAACAAATTGTACTCGTACAGTAGTGTGTGCTGTGTGTAAATCTCTGAAAAGAAAATGCCCACGGTTATGAGGCCCTTTATACAATTttacttcttcttcttttttaagaaaaatcCTGTACTTCCAAGCTCAATCGCATGAACATGGAAAGTGCATGAGAAGAATACTGAGATCTTGTTTAATTCACCTACATTTAGTTTTCTAACAAATTGTACAGTTGTGTATGTACTTCAGTGAAATAAAAGGCTCACAGTTATGAGATTCATGTGTTCACATTTCTCTCTCTTCGGTGTAATGTGCGTTTCCAAGCTTAATTGCATGGACATTGAAATTGAAAGTGCACCAAAAGCATATCGAGCTATTGATTAATCCATCTACCATTTCTGGTTTGCTCAGCATACTTGTACAAGTAATTATATCAAACAAGTGGCGGATATGTGGACTGCATAATTCAGGAACGGGGCTGGATTTTGTTGGTTGACCCCGAAAGGGGAGATGATATGAACTAGCGGTGCTTGAAATGGGCGACGCGGGTGGTTTGTCTGCTGCGCCGCCGTCAGAGGCTCCCCAACCCAGCTGCCTCCCTTGCTGCTGCTCGAGCGGTGGATGTTAGTCCGGCAGCCGCGAGGAAGGCGGCGGCAGGGCTTTCGTTGGCAGATCTCACGACCAGGGCGTCCTGCTTCATTTTGttgacggcggcagcggctcctTAGGGAGGAGCTTCTCCGTCCAGGCGGCTGGAGGCTGGGGCAGCCGGATCCAGTGGGAAACGGATCTGGCGGCCAGCCGGTACCAGGCCAACACCGGCGGCGCTGTCTAGGTGTCGTTTTCCCTCCTTTGAGGCGCTGTTGTGGTGTTTTCTGCAAGGGTTAGCAGTTCTCCGGGTGAAAACCTAACTCCGGCTCGtcggatcggcgacgatggcgtTTTCAACGTCATGTTCTCCATGGAGGCGTCGCCTTGGGGTTCTGTGTACCTAAACTCATTGCCTAA comes from Panicum virgatum strain AP13 chromosome 4K, P.virgatum_v5, whole genome shotgun sequence and encodes:
- the LOC120704308 gene encoding tyrosine-sulfated glycopeptide receptor 1-like — protein: MQPLNLPCSSSSNSKLPVPFFGLVFVLLLSSASFVSSCTEQERSSLIDFRDGLSQEGNGGLNVSWINSTDCCQWEGIFCSTGGVVTDVLLGSKGLKGIIPPSLSNLTGLLRLNLSRNSLEGSLPAELLFSNSILVLDVSFNYLSGPLQERRQSSNSGLPLQVLNISSNFFKGQFPSTTLEVMKNLVALNASNNTFTGLMPSSVCNYAPSIAMLDLSLNEFSGTVSPEFANCSMLKVLKAGHNNLTGVLPHELFNATSLEQLSFPNNDLRGILDASNLVRLNNLIILDLGSNGFSGNISDSIGQLSRLEELHLDNNLMSGELPSALGNCTGLRYITIRNNSFMGDLSRVNFSQLDLRTADFSMNNFTGTVPESIYACSNLIALRLAFNKFHGQFSPSIANLRSLSFLSITNNSFTNITDALAKLKSCRTLTSLLIGTNFNGETIPQDEAIDGFGNIQVLTIDACPLVGKIPLWLSKLTKLEMLDLSNNQLTGLVPSWINKLQLLFYLDISNNSLAGDIPIALMNMPMIQYQKNAVQLDPKFLELPVYWTPTRQYRMLNAFPISLNIGHNRFTGSIPPEIGQLKMLDVLNFSSNNLSGEIPWQINNLTSLQVLDLSNNQLTGEIPQTLSELHFLSVFNVSNNELEGPVPTGWQFDTFANSSYSGNTKLCGRMLSIQCDSTRTHTTPMKRRKKKPIFALALGVFFGGLAILLLLARLLISIRTTKSANRNKSSNNRDIGATSFNSVSEHLCDMIKGSIVVMVPRGKEESNNLTFSDILKATNNFDQQNIIGCGGNGLVYMAELPCGSKLAIKKLNGEMCLMEREFTAEVEALSMAQHENLVPLWGYCIQGSSRLLIYSFMENGSLDDWLHNKDGANSFLDWPTRLKIAQGAGHGLSYIHNTCKPHIVHRDVKSSNILLDREFNAYIADFGLARLILPYNTHVTTELVGTLGYIPPEYGQAWVATLRGDIYSFGVVLLELLTGKRPVQLLTKSKELVQWVREMRCQGKDIEVLDPALRGRGHDEQMLNVLEVACKCINHNPCLRPTIQEVVSCLDSVNVDLQVQM